The Bombus fervidus isolate BK054 chromosome 3, iyBomFerv1, whole genome shotgun sequence genome includes a window with the following:
- the Pcl gene encoding polycomb protein Pcl isoform X1 yields the protein MSEPEESLAAPDSTTREQKLGFSHGDDVLLQHKDGKYYLGTVVEVDLAREKCLVKFMDNTSAWSSVKELTKLSMPDSDVMCVLCKKSQPKTDNDIIVCDKCGRGYHQLCHQPQILKEETAAEAHWMCKRCIDSQPRTREVVEPKTSMVKASIRKVCSGRDQPQPPPDDMTKLPYDPNMLNWDAHHRVNAEQIYCYCGLNGEWYTQMLQCARCKQWFHEKCVSCLTYPLYSGDRFYVFVCSMCNYGKEFVRRLELKWVDLVHLMLYNLTVYNAKKYYDLDTVIVPYANDNWNTLQLPPRIRDVSAQIRRESILAILTNNRNRFKCGREIKKRTTIWGLRVRLPPPCPIVNLPATGVIDDSVLRRCWGANKRLQYLPPPTGPISLPESTKQLTALKQSTAENLEIPVNPSDVVMRGTIYQNSEAEQSSCPSPSPPSQSTQSLRERYIGGGFVKKSFPFPKLSLQRRRRLMALGSSRERMLRKHKKREKSDGALSKAQGVREARYRKARKLLKNAIAKSKSRNSETSDLPPTPPTSVSGPPTPPATTSGISELSVPSSVELMHPLPPSTPADTSGDETSSRGTLDSFIPPPKDFEGKNNPFRNLSDLLGTPGNHLAQTNSSTPSPYNQCPITLPLPLTPVISQPPVVRPAKRQLSEKDIIIDRNGQVKRRRQHRRGRPSQQQIQQQYQHTASKTATILPARNNEIKSEFARNLRSSFNGASSSASSQIGNCVDYALNGRRLRQRQNNDKLPPPDPQPQKKGSVPSSPKCSPVKQSAPDISLDDLKSSVNIYFGAANRIAAGEKFVIRAKRIGPNGQTQYLIEWEGLNT from the exons ATGTCAGAGCCAGAAGAAAGTCTGGCAGCGCCGGATAGCACTACGAGGGAACAAAAATTGGGTTTCTCTCATGGGGACGACGTTCTTCTTCAGCACAAAGATGGGAAATATTACCTTGGAACGGTTGTTGAG GTGGATTTGGCAAGGGAGAAATGCCTTGTCAAATTTATGGACAACACCTCCGCATGGTCCTCTGTTAAGGAGTTGACAAAGCTATCAATGCCAGATTCTGATGTTATGTGCGTTCTTTGTAAAAAATCTCAGCCCAAGACTGATAACGACATTATCGTTTGCGACAAATGTGGTCGTGGTTATCACCAACTTTGTCATCAG CCTCAgatattaaaagaagaaactgcAGCCGAGGCGCATTGGATGTGTAAAAGATGTATAGATAGTCAACCGCGTACGCGTGAAGTTGTAGAACCGAAAACTTCTATGGTAAAGGCAAGTATCAGAAAAGTTTGCAGTGGTAGGGACCAACCTCAGCCGCCACCAGATGATATGACAAAGTTGCCGTACGAT CCCAATATGTTAAATTGGGATGCGCATCATAGAGTAAATGCGGAacaaatttattgttattgcgGACTCAATGGCGAATGGTATACGCAAATGTTGCAATGTGCTCGTTGCAAGCAATGGTTTCATGAAAAATGTGTCAGTTGCTTAACTTATCCTTTATACAGTGGAGATAG GTTTTATGTATTTGTGTGTTCAATGTGCAATTATGGCAAAGAATTCGTACGGCGACTGGAATTGAAATGGGTAGATCTGGTGCACCTGATGTTGTACAATTTAACTGTTTACAATGCTAAAAAGTATTATGATTTGGACACTGTTATCGTACCTTATGCCAATGATAACTGGAACACTTTGCAGCTTCCTCCACGG ATCAGGGATGTCAGTGCTCAAATACGCAGAGAATCTATACTAGCAATATTGACAAATAATAGGAACAGATTCAAATGTGGcagagaaataaagaaacgtaCTACGATATGGGGTCTTAGAGTTAGGTTACCACCACCGTGTCCAATTGTTAATCTTCCAGCAACTGGTGTAATAGATGATTCTGTGTTACGTAGATGCTGGGGTGCTAATAAAAGACTGCAATATCTTCCTCCGCCTACAGG ACCGATATCATTACCAGAAAGTACAAAACAATTAACTGCGTTGAAACAAAGTACAGCAGAAAACTTGGAAATTCCAGTAAATCCATCGGACGTGGTAATGCGTGGAACAATTTATCAGAACTCGGAAGCAGAACAAAGTTCATGTCCGAGTCCAAGCCCACCGAGTCAATCGACGCAGTCCCTGAGGGAAAG gTATATCGGAGGTGGCTTTGTAAAGAAATCATTCCCGTTTCCCAAACTTAGTTTGCAAAGAAGGAGACGTTTAATGGCATTAGGAAGTTCTCGTGAAAGAATGTTACGTAAAcacaagaaaagagaaaagagcgACGGTGCTTTGAGCAAAGCTCAGGGCGTTCGAGAAGCTAGATATAGGAAAGCGAGGAAATTATTGAAGAATGCTATAGCTAAG AGTAAATCCCGTAACTCGGAAACATCTGATTTACCACCGACACCTCCAACTTCAGTTTCTGGTCCACCTACGCCGCCAGCCACAACTTCGGGTATATCTGAACTATCCGTGCCTAGTTCTGTGGAATTGATGCATCCTTTACCACCATCTACGCCTGCGGATACAAGTGGGGATGAAACCAGTTCAAGAGGAACCTTGGACTCCTTCATTCCACCACCCAAAGACTTTGAAGGCAAGAATAATCCTTTTAGAAATCTCAGTGATTTATTGGGTACACCTGGCAATCATCTCGCTCAAACAAATTCAAGTACCCCGTCACCGTACAATCAATGTCCAATTACATTACCTCTACCGCTTACTCCTGTTATATCTCAACCGCCGGTAGTGCGGCCAGCCAAAAGACAATTATCGGAAAAAGACATTATTATAGACAGAAACGGGCAAGTTAAACGTAGACGTCAACATCGGAGAGGACGTCCATCGCAACAGCAGATACAACAGCAGTATCAGCATACTGCCAGTAAAACGGCAACCATCTTACCGGCACGtaataacgaaattaaaagtgAATTTGCAAGGAATTTAAGAAGTTCGTTTAACGGTGCCTCGAGCAGTGCTAGTAGTCAAATTGGAAATTGTGTCGATTATGCCTTAAACGGGAGGAGACTAAGACAACGTCAAAACAATGACAAATTACCGCCTCCAGATCCACAACCGCAAAAGAAAGGTAGCGTACCTTCATCCCCAAAGTGTTCGCCTGTTAAACAAAGTGCGCCCGACATATCTCTGGATGATCTAAAATCATCGGTGAACATATATTTTGGAGCAGCTAATAGAATCGCTGCTGGTGAAAAGTTTGTCATCAGAGCAAAGAGGATAGGACCAAACGGTCAGACTCAATACCTAATCGAGTGGGAGGGACTTAATACTTAA
- the LOC139985673 gene encoding leucine-rich repeat-containing protein 57, which yields MGNSGLKQHYETAKKTGTLKLSERKLDEFPQNLLALSPLLRTLDLSENKFGHIPDEIGNFTLLKQLNLNHNKLTTLPEALGALTKLECLNASSNQIKSIPWSLSKLMRLKQVNLSDNRITEFPPMFCELKFLDVLDLSKNRITVIPDAAAALHVVELNLNQNQISTVSDKLAECSRLKTLRLEENCLQLSAIPTKILKDSKISVLSVEGNLFEMKQFANLDGYDNYMERYTAVKKKLF from the coding sequence ATGGGCAACTCTGGCTTGAAGCAGCATTACGAAACTGCAAAGAAAACCGGAACGTTAAAATTGTCAGAGAGGAAACTCGACGAATTTCCACAAAATCTACTAGCTTTGTCGCCACTGTTACGAACATTGGATCTATCGGAGAACAAATTTGGTCATATTCCCGATGAAATTGGGAATTTCACATTATTAAAGCAGTTGAATCTTAATCATAACAAATTGACCACTTTGCCCGAAGCACTTGGAGCATTGACCAAGTTAGAATGTTTAAACGCAAGTTCGAACCAAATAAAAAGTATCCCTTGGTCTTTATCTAAACTAATGCGTTTGAAACAGGTCAACTTATCCGACAATCGTATAACCGAATTTCCCCCCATGTTTTGCGAGTTAAAATTTCTGGACGTATTGGATTTATCGAAGAATCGAATTACCGTAATTCCCGACGCGGCTGCGGCGTTACATGTGGTTGAACTTAACCTCaatcaaaatcaaatatcGACTGTATCTGACAAATTGGCGGAATGTTCGCGCCTAAAAACTTTAAGACTCGAAGAAAATTGTCTACAATTGAGCGCGATACCTACCAAAATTTTGAAAGATTCCAAGATTTCCGTTCTCTCTGTCGaaggaaatttattcgaaatgaAACAATTTGCTAATCTCGATGGTTATGATAACTATATGGAAAGGTATACTGCggtaaaaaagaaactgtTTTGA
- the Pcl gene encoding polycomb protein Pcl isoform X2, with amino-acid sequence MSEPEESLAAPDSTTREQKLGFSHGDDVLLQHKDGKYYLGTVVEVDLAREKCLVKFMDNTSAWSSVKELTKLSMPDSDVMCVLCKKSQPKTDNDIIVCDKCGRGYHQLCHQPQILKEETAAEAHWMCKRCIDSQPRTREVVEPKTSMVKASIRKVCSGRDQPQPPPDDMTKLPYDPNMLNWDAHHRVNAEQIYCYCGLNGEWYTQMLQCARCKQWFHEKCVSCLTYPLYSGDRFYVFVCSMCNYGKEFVRRLELKWVDLVHLMLYNLTVYNAKKYYDLDTVIVPYANDNWNTLQLPPRIRDVSAQIRRESILAILTNNRNRFKCGREIKKRTTIWGLRVRLPPPCPIVNLPATGVIDDSVLRRCWGANKRLQYLPPPTGPISLPESTKQLTALKQSTAENLEIPVNPSDVVMRGTIYQNSEAEQSSCPSPSPPSQSTQSLRERYIGGGFVKKSFPFPKLSLQRRRRLMALGSSRERMLRKHKKREKSDGALSKAQGVREARYRKARKLLKNAIAKSKSRNSETSDLPPTPPTSVSGPPTPPATTSGISELSVPSSVELMHPLPPSTPADTSGDETSSRGTLDSFIPPPKDFEDRNGQVKRRRQHRRGRPSQQQIQQQYQHTASKTATILPARNNEIKSEFARNLRSSFNGASSSASSQIGNCVDYALNGRRLRQRQNNDKLPPPDPQPQKKGSVPSSPKCSPVKQSAPDISLDDLKSSVNIYFGAANRIAAGEKFVIRAKRIGPNGQTQYLIEWEGLNT; translated from the exons ATGTCAGAGCCAGAAGAAAGTCTGGCAGCGCCGGATAGCACTACGAGGGAACAAAAATTGGGTTTCTCTCATGGGGACGACGTTCTTCTTCAGCACAAAGATGGGAAATATTACCTTGGAACGGTTGTTGAG GTGGATTTGGCAAGGGAGAAATGCCTTGTCAAATTTATGGACAACACCTCCGCATGGTCCTCTGTTAAGGAGTTGACAAAGCTATCAATGCCAGATTCTGATGTTATGTGCGTTCTTTGTAAAAAATCTCAGCCCAAGACTGATAACGACATTATCGTTTGCGACAAATGTGGTCGTGGTTATCACCAACTTTGTCATCAG CCTCAgatattaaaagaagaaactgcAGCCGAGGCGCATTGGATGTGTAAAAGATGTATAGATAGTCAACCGCGTACGCGTGAAGTTGTAGAACCGAAAACTTCTATGGTAAAGGCAAGTATCAGAAAAGTTTGCAGTGGTAGGGACCAACCTCAGCCGCCACCAGATGATATGACAAAGTTGCCGTACGAT CCCAATATGTTAAATTGGGATGCGCATCATAGAGTAAATGCGGAacaaatttattgttattgcgGACTCAATGGCGAATGGTATACGCAAATGTTGCAATGTGCTCGTTGCAAGCAATGGTTTCATGAAAAATGTGTCAGTTGCTTAACTTATCCTTTATACAGTGGAGATAG GTTTTATGTATTTGTGTGTTCAATGTGCAATTATGGCAAAGAATTCGTACGGCGACTGGAATTGAAATGGGTAGATCTGGTGCACCTGATGTTGTACAATTTAACTGTTTACAATGCTAAAAAGTATTATGATTTGGACACTGTTATCGTACCTTATGCCAATGATAACTGGAACACTTTGCAGCTTCCTCCACGG ATCAGGGATGTCAGTGCTCAAATACGCAGAGAATCTATACTAGCAATATTGACAAATAATAGGAACAGATTCAAATGTGGcagagaaataaagaaacgtaCTACGATATGGGGTCTTAGAGTTAGGTTACCACCACCGTGTCCAATTGTTAATCTTCCAGCAACTGGTGTAATAGATGATTCTGTGTTACGTAGATGCTGGGGTGCTAATAAAAGACTGCAATATCTTCCTCCGCCTACAGG ACCGATATCATTACCAGAAAGTACAAAACAATTAACTGCGTTGAAACAAAGTACAGCAGAAAACTTGGAAATTCCAGTAAATCCATCGGACGTGGTAATGCGTGGAACAATTTATCAGAACTCGGAAGCAGAACAAAGTTCATGTCCGAGTCCAAGCCCACCGAGTCAATCGACGCAGTCCCTGAGGGAAAG gTATATCGGAGGTGGCTTTGTAAAGAAATCATTCCCGTTTCCCAAACTTAGTTTGCAAAGAAGGAGACGTTTAATGGCATTAGGAAGTTCTCGTGAAAGAATGTTACGTAAAcacaagaaaagagaaaagagcgACGGTGCTTTGAGCAAAGCTCAGGGCGTTCGAGAAGCTAGATATAGGAAAGCGAGGAAATTATTGAAGAATGCTATAGCTAAG AGTAAATCCCGTAACTCGGAAACATCTGATTTACCACCGACACCTCCAACTTCAGTTTCTGGTCCACCTACGCCGCCAGCCACAACTTCGGGTATATCTGAACTATCCGTGCCTAGTTCTGTGGAATTGATGCATCCTTTACCACCATCTACGCCTGCGGATACAAGTGGGGATGAAACCAGTTCAAGAGGAACCTTGGACTCCTTCATTCCACCACCCAAAGACTTTGAAG ACAGAAACGGGCAAGTTAAACGTAGACGTCAACATCGGAGAGGACGTCCATCGCAACAGCAGATACAACAGCAGTATCAGCATACTGCCAGTAAAACGGCAACCATCTTACCGGCACGtaataacgaaattaaaagtgAATTTGCAAGGAATTTAAGAAGTTCGTTTAACGGTGCCTCGAGCAGTGCTAGTAGTCAAATTGGAAATTGTGTCGATTATGCCTTAAACGGGAGGAGACTAAGACAACGTCAAAACAATGACAAATTACCGCCTCCAGATCCACAACCGCAAAAGAAAGGTAGCGTACCTTCATCCCCAAAGTGTTCGCCTGTTAAACAAAGTGCGCCCGACATATCTCTGGATGATCTAAAATCATCGGTGAACATATATTTTGGAGCAGCTAATAGAATCGCTGCTGGTGAAAAGTTTGTCATCAGAGCAAAGAGGATAGGACCAAACGGTCAGACTCAATACCTAATCGAGTGGGAGGGACTTAATACTTAA